One part of the Nocardioides conyzicola genome encodes these proteins:
- a CDS encoding DMT family transporter — protein MTASRRTSLLATAALLSVTACWGSTFFLIHDLVERVPPVDFLALRFSIAAVLLLLVAPKALLRLSPAARRRALVLGALYGVAQIMQTVGLAHTPASVSGFITGMYVVATPLLAAVLLRNRITRLTWAAVLLAFAGLAVLTLDGFSIGYGEALTFVAALLYALHIVGLGAWSQPGDAVGMSILQIIVVAVICLVASAPHGIVLPDNGRDWASVVYMAVFPAALALLAQTWAQAHLPATRTAIVMSMEPVFAALFAVWFGGESMTVRMVSGGLMVLAAMLIVEIGPRRKIEAEVPHIAV, from the coding sequence GTGACCGCGTCGCGCCGTACCTCTCTGCTCGCGACCGCCGCCCTCCTCAGCGTCACCGCCTGCTGGGGCAGCACCTTCTTCCTGATCCACGACCTGGTCGAGCGGGTGCCGCCCGTCGACTTCCTGGCGCTGCGGTTCTCGATCGCCGCCGTCCTGCTGCTCCTCGTCGCACCGAAGGCGCTGCTGCGCCTCTCCCCCGCGGCACGCCGGCGGGCGCTCGTGCTCGGCGCTCTGTACGGCGTCGCGCAGATCATGCAGACGGTCGGCCTGGCCCACACCCCGGCCAGCGTGTCCGGCTTCATCACCGGGATGTACGTCGTGGCCACGCCACTCCTCGCCGCCGTGCTGCTGCGCAACCGGATCACCCGGCTGACGTGGGCGGCCGTGCTGCTGGCCTTCGCGGGCCTGGCCGTGCTGACGCTCGACGGGTTCTCGATCGGGTACGGCGAGGCGCTCACGTTCGTGGCCGCGCTGCTCTACGCGCTGCACATCGTCGGGCTCGGCGCCTGGTCCCAGCCCGGCGACGCGGTCGGGATGTCGATCCTGCAGATCATCGTGGTCGCCGTGATCTGCCTGGTCGCCAGCGCGCCGCACGGCATCGTGCTGCCCGACAACGGCCGGGACTGGGCCTCGGTCGTCTACATGGCGGTCTTCCCGGCCGCGCTCGCGCTGCTGGCGCAGACGTGGGCGCAGGCGCACCTGCCGGCGACGCGGACCGCGATCGTGATGAGCATGGAGCCGGTGTTCGCGGCGCTCTTCGCGGTCTGGTTCGGCGGCGAGTCGATGACGGTGCGCATGGTGTCGGGCGGCCTGATGGTCCTCGCCGCCATGCTCATCGTCGAGATCGGCCCGCGTCGCAAGATCGAGGCCGAGGTCCCGCACATCGCGGTGTGA
- a CDS encoding GntG family PLP-dependent aldolase, translated as MIDLRSDTLTKPTEAMRTAMARAEVGDDVYGEDPTVTLLEERVAGLFGHEAAMFTPTGSMANVLAVRSLVAPGQEVLCEASAHIARAELGAHGAYSGVTMRTWIHPRGQVDLTTIRTILAPDMGPFFVQTAAIAVENTHNFAGGAVLPIEDLRDLREYATGVGVAVHMDGARIWNAHVATGTPLAEYGAVADVLAVCLSKGLGAPVGSLMVGSADAIAESRIWRKRMGGGMRQAGILAAAGLHALDHHVERLADDHAHARLIAEACGVDPAGVDTNIVVVQRSDAAAYVVAAREQGVIVSLVGPTAVRLVTHLDITRADAEKAATVLGGL; from the coding sequence GTGATCGACCTGCGCAGCGACACCCTGACCAAGCCGACCGAGGCGATGCGGACCGCGATGGCCCGCGCCGAGGTGGGCGACGACGTGTACGGCGAGGACCCGACCGTCACGCTGCTCGAGGAGCGGGTGGCGGGGCTGTTCGGCCACGAGGCGGCGATGTTCACGCCGACCGGCTCGATGGCCAACGTGCTCGCCGTCCGCTCGCTCGTCGCACCCGGTCAGGAGGTGCTCTGCGAGGCCAGCGCCCACATCGCGCGAGCCGAGCTCGGCGCCCACGGTGCCTACTCCGGCGTCACGATGCGCACCTGGATCCACCCGCGCGGGCAGGTCGACCTGACGACCATCCGGACGATCCTCGCCCCCGACATGGGCCCGTTCTTCGTGCAGACAGCCGCGATCGCCGTCGAGAACACCCACAACTTCGCCGGCGGCGCGGTGCTGCCGATCGAGGACCTGCGGGACCTGCGCGAGTACGCCACGGGCGTCGGTGTCGCCGTGCACATGGACGGCGCCCGGATCTGGAACGCGCACGTCGCCACCGGGACCCCGCTCGCGGAGTACGGCGCGGTCGCCGACGTGCTGGCGGTCTGCCTGTCCAAGGGCCTGGGCGCCCCCGTCGGCTCGCTGATGGTCGGCTCGGCCGACGCGATCGCCGAGTCCCGGATCTGGCGCAAGCGGATGGGGGGCGGCATGCGGCAGGCCGGCATCCTGGCCGCCGCCGGGCTGCACGCGCTGGACCACCACGTCGAGCGGCTGGCCGACGACCACGCCCACGCCCGGCTGATCGCCGAGGCCTGCGGCGTCGACCCGGCGGGGGTGGACACCAACATCGTGGTCGTCCAGCGCTCGGACGCCGCGGCGTACGTCGTCGCCGCCCGCGAGCAGGGCGTCATCGTGTCGCTGGTGGGCCCGACGGCCGTCCGCCTGGTCACGCACCTCGACATCACGCGCGCCGACGCGGAAAAGGCGGCCACGGTGCTCGGGGGGCTCTAG
- a CDS encoding MMPL family transporter, protein MTSELLAPDHSGADPRPKRSRTKTVLPWLVLAVWIGLAVGSFSLAGRLDSVTRDNQADYLPASAQSTKVLQATAGLPGGEDGLLVVVYERAGGLQPGDREAAARGYTALAERFGIDTDAPPQIVDSDDGTALMFGLPLDREWVDDEAEAVSVADARDLLADRPDGLDAYVTGPSAIGADMDEVFDSVDAKLLLATAVVVAVLLILTYRSPLLWLVPLTAVGVAAVLSMGAVYVLTQVFDFTITSMSSALLIVLVFGAGTDYALLLVSRYREELHHHERPIDAMLAALRGAGPAILASAATVVAGLLCLLVADLNSTSGLGPVGAAGIGSALLVMLTFFPAMLVVLGRRVFWPFVPRLGAEAHAASSRWARLGEAIDRRRIVSWVVPLVVLGGLAFGLVGASGSLPQLDQFARATPDSVIGAKTIDERFPDQGGQPVRVMSRPDRRDEVLAAVRSTPGVASAEIRRASDDWVEISAIPVDSPESARETATIKRLRTHLDEVAGEDALVGGPSAELLDTDETNTSDRNLVMPLVLLVVLVILGLLLRAIVAPLVLVATVVVSFFGALGLCNLLFDHVLGFAGWESSVPLIGFLFLVALGVDYNIFLMTRVREEAARHGTVEGTKRGLAVTGGVITSAGVVLAATFAVLATLPLVMLIQMGILVAVGVLIDTLLVRSIVVPALTMSLGSRIWWPSKLSRASEDCVDDAV, encoded by the coding sequence ATGACTTCTGAGCTGCTGGCGCCGGACCACTCCGGTGCGGACCCGAGACCGAAGAGATCACGGACGAAGACCGTGCTGCCGTGGCTCGTGCTGGCTGTGTGGATCGGGCTGGCGGTGGGCAGCTTCTCCCTGGCCGGCCGGCTCGACTCGGTGACGCGCGACAACCAGGCCGACTACCTGCCGGCCAGCGCTCAGTCGACCAAGGTGCTTCAGGCCACGGCCGGTCTGCCCGGCGGGGAGGACGGCCTGCTCGTGGTCGTGTACGAACGCGCCGGCGGCCTCCAACCGGGTGATCGAGAGGCGGCCGCACGCGGCTACACCGCGCTGGCGGAGCGATTCGGCATCGACACCGACGCACCTCCGCAGATCGTCGACTCCGACGACGGCACGGCCCTGATGTTCGGGCTGCCGCTCGACCGCGAGTGGGTCGACGACGAGGCCGAGGCCGTCTCGGTGGCCGATGCACGGGACCTGCTCGCCGACCGACCGGACGGTCTGGACGCCTATGTCACCGGTCCGTCAGCGATCGGGGCCGACATGGACGAGGTCTTCGACAGCGTCGACGCAAAGCTGCTGCTGGCCACGGCCGTCGTGGTGGCGGTCCTGCTGATCCTGACCTACCGCAGTCCACTGTTGTGGCTGGTCCCGCTCACGGCGGTCGGGGTCGCGGCGGTGCTGTCGATGGGTGCCGTCTACGTCCTCACCCAGGTCTTCGACTTCACCATCACCAGCATGAGCTCGGCGCTGCTGATCGTCCTGGTCTTCGGCGCGGGCACCGACTACGCCTTGCTCCTCGTGTCTCGCTACCGCGAGGAGCTGCACCACCACGAGCGGCCCATCGACGCGATGCTGGCGGCGCTACGAGGGGCCGGCCCGGCCATCCTCGCCTCGGCGGCAACGGTGGTCGCCGGTCTGCTGTGCCTCCTGGTCGCGGATCTCAACAGCACCAGCGGTCTCGGCCCCGTGGGGGCAGCGGGCATCGGCTCGGCGCTATTGGTGATGCTGACGTTCTTCCCGGCTATGCTGGTCGTGCTCGGGCGCCGGGTCTTCTGGCCGTTCGTGCCGCGGCTCGGGGCCGAGGCGCACGCAGCGTCATCCCGGTGGGCTCGCCTCGGCGAGGCGATCGATCGCCGCCGCATCGTCAGCTGGGTGGTGCCGTTGGTGGTCCTCGGCGGTCTCGCGTTCGGCCTTGTGGGTGCCAGCGGCTCTCTCCCGCAGCTGGACCAGTTCGCCCGTGCGACGCCGGACTCGGTGATCGGGGCGAAGACGATCGACGAGCGCTTCCCCGACCAAGGCGGTCAGCCGGTCAGGGTGATGAGCCGACCGGACCGGCGCGACGAGGTCCTGGCCGCCGTGCGGAGCACGCCGGGGGTCGCCAGCGCCGAGATCCGCCGGGCGAGTGACGACTGGGTGGAGATCTCGGCGATCCCCGTCGACTCGCCGGAGAGTGCGCGTGAGACGGCCACGATCAAGCGGCTGCGGACACACCTGGACGAGGTCGCCGGCGAGGACGCACTCGTCGGCGGACCGAGCGCCGAGCTGCTGGACACGGACGAGACCAACACGAGCGACCGCAACCTGGTGATGCCGCTGGTCCTGCTGGTGGTGCTCGTCATCCTCGGGCTGCTGCTGAGGGCGATCGTCGCTCCGCTGGTCCTGGTCGCCACCGTGGTGGTGTCGTTCTTCGGAGCACTCGGACTGTGCAACCTGTTGTTCGACCACGTGCTCGGCTTCGCCGGCTGGGAGTCGTCGGTGCCCCTGATCGGGTTCCTCTTCCTGGTCGCCCTCGGTGTCGACTACAACATCTTCCTGATGACCCGGGTCCGTGAGGAAGCCGCACGGCACGGCACCGTCGAGGGTACGAAGCGTGGGCTCGCGGTGACCGGCGGCGTGATCACCTCGGCCGGTGTCGTGCTGGCGGCGACGTTCGCGGTGCTCGCCACGCTGCCGCTCGTCATGCTGATCCAAATGGGGATACTGGTCGCCGTCGGCGTGCTCATCGACACCTTGCTGGTGCGGTCCATCGTGGTTCCCGCACTGACGATGTCGCTGGGCTCGCGGATCTGGTGGCCCAGCAAGCTCTCACGGGCGAGTGAGGACTGTGTCGATGACGCTGTGTGA
- a CDS encoding NADase-type glycan-binding domain-containing protein, producing MTDCAQCGHELGVGRYCTNCGHPVDAPADTAVAPAAPDEWRTDTAERPTSPAAAPPPPAAPPAPPPAWTPPPAPRFPLFADEVDEPDRPVAPSTHRRRSRLGAGWAALLVVLAMAVALSAWLLLTADDDEPIGASDPTSSAPATSEKPDPTPDKPSSAAPTGLTAESQVTVPEVAAPGKDVSGKPVDYEGTNMLDGVPETCWRMPGDGTGEEIVVTLPTETRLRSVGLINGYAKKGGDVDWYHGNRRIEQVEWVFDDGTTVPQTLGDTPAVQSLDVDVTTTTITLRLVKVTAPGTGSSRRDFTAISDLVFVPR from the coding sequence ATGACGGACTGCGCCCAGTGCGGCCACGAGCTCGGCGTCGGCCGCTACTGCACCAACTGCGGTCACCCGGTCGACGCCCCCGCCGACACCGCCGTCGCGCCCGCTGCACCGGACGAGTGGCGCACCGACACCGCCGAACGCCCCACCTCGCCGGCGGCAGCGCCGCCGCCACCGGCAGCACCACCGGCACCGCCCCCCGCCTGGACGCCACCGCCGGCACCCCGGTTCCCGTTGTTCGCCGACGAGGTGGACGAGCCCGACCGGCCCGTCGCGCCGTCGACGCACCGCCGCCGCTCGCGGCTGGGCGCCGGCTGGGCGGCGTTGCTGGTCGTGCTGGCGATGGCCGTCGCGCTCAGCGCCTGGCTGCTGCTGACCGCCGACGACGACGAGCCGATCGGGGCGTCGGACCCGACGAGCAGTGCGCCCGCCACCAGCGAGAAGCCGGACCCCACCCCGGACAAGCCGTCGTCCGCAGCGCCCACCGGGCTCACCGCCGAGAGCCAGGTGACGGTCCCCGAGGTGGCCGCCCCGGGCAAGGACGTCTCCGGCAAGCCGGTCGACTACGAGGGCACCAACATGCTGGACGGCGTGCCGGAGACCTGCTGGCGGATGCCTGGCGACGGCACCGGCGAGGAGATCGTGGTGACGCTGCCGACGGAGACGCGGCTGCGCTCGGTGGGCCTGATCAACGGCTACGCCAAGAAGGGCGGCGACGTCGACTGGTACCACGGCAACCGGCGCATCGAGCAGGTCGAGTGGGTCTTCGACGACGGGACGACGGTCCCGCAGACGCTCGGCGACACGCCCGCGGTGCAGTCGCTGGACGTCGACGTCACGACCACCACGATCACGCTGCGCCTGGTCAAGGTCACCGCGCCGGGCACGGGATCCTCGCGGCGCGACTTCACCGCGATCAGCGACCTGGTGTTCGTGCCCCGCTGA
- the pknB gene encoding Stk1 family PASTA domain-containing Ser/Thr kinase — protein sequence MQHDEHGDRHARAGGADAVADPMTGRVLERRYRIGPRIARGGMASVYEATDLRLDRTVAVKVMHPGLGDDNEFAERFVREARSAARLSHPNVVAVYDQGDDDGIVFLAMELIPGHTLRDVVRKEAPMSPARALALMEPVLSALAAAHRAGLVHRDIKPENVLIADDGRVKVADFGLAKAISTDTQHTATGGVLIGTVSYLAPELVVSGRADARADVYAAGVVLYELLTGAKPHEGETPIQVAYKHVHEDVPPPSRLEPGIPAYVDALVARATARDRELRPADAAVLLHQVHRVSHALAEGVLDDADLTADLTPLRLQVEAVEAPSPDDTAPEPFDHVELAAMTAPIRTMDRPPPDRPRPARPAPPTDQPPVGRRSRKGLVLLLVALLLIVGGGVGAWWFLDGRYTSTPGVLGMTQKSAERQLDAAGLDTEVGDPAYSETVAAGRVVSTDPEPGSKVLTGGTVTIVLSLGKERYDVPKLKGLTEDEAQDALTATHLGFGSTTEKWSDTVAAGIVLSSSPKVGTTLRPDSPVDLVVSKGPQPVKLQDWVGKDADDALAWFKAKGLKGKVTKEEYSDDVADGDVISMDPPGGTTVHRGDAVSMVVSKGPELVEVPSVRGEGVEAATQKLEGLGFKVVTQNASGSLGLGFVWSQSPGGGDMVAPGSTITLSLI from the coding sequence GTGCAGCACGACGAGCACGGAGATCGGCACGCCCGCGCCGGCGGTGCCGACGCTGTCGCCGACCCCATGACCGGCCGGGTCCTCGAGCGTCGCTACCGGATCGGGCCGCGTATCGCCCGCGGCGGCATGGCCAGTGTCTACGAGGCCACCGACCTCCGCCTCGACCGCACCGTGGCCGTGAAGGTGATGCACCCCGGACTGGGCGACGACAACGAGTTCGCCGAGCGGTTCGTGCGCGAGGCGCGGTCGGCGGCCCGTCTCTCCCACCCCAACGTGGTCGCGGTCTACGACCAGGGGGACGACGACGGCATCGTCTTCCTGGCGATGGAGCTGATCCCAGGCCACACCCTGCGCGACGTGGTCCGCAAGGAGGCCCCGATGTCGCCCGCGCGGGCGCTGGCCCTGATGGAGCCGGTCCTCTCCGCGCTCGCCGCCGCCCACCGCGCCGGGCTCGTGCACCGCGACATCAAGCCCGAGAACGTCCTCATCGCCGACGACGGCCGGGTCAAGGTCGCGGACTTCGGGCTCGCCAAGGCGATCAGCACCGACACCCAGCACACCGCGACCGGCGGCGTGCTCATCGGCACCGTCTCCTACCTGGCCCCCGAGCTCGTCGTCAGCGGCCGCGCCGACGCCCGTGCCGACGTGTACGCCGCGGGCGTGGTCCTCTACGAGCTCCTCACCGGCGCCAAGCCGCACGAGGGCGAGACCCCGATCCAGGTCGCCTACAAGCACGTCCACGAGGACGTGCCGCCGCCGTCGCGGCTCGAGCCCGGCATCCCGGCGTACGTCGACGCACTGGTCGCCCGCGCGACGGCGCGCGACCGCGAGCTGCGGCCCGCCGACGCCGCCGTGCTGCTGCACCAGGTGCACCGGGTCAGCCACGCGCTCGCCGAGGGCGTGCTCGACGACGCCGACCTGACCGCCGACCTGACGCCGCTGCGCCTGCAGGTCGAGGCCGTCGAGGCACCGTCGCCCGACGACACGGCTCCCGAGCCGTTCGACCACGTCGAGCTCGCCGCGATGACCGCGCCGATCCGCACGATGGACCGGCCCCCGCCCGACCGTCCCCGCCCGGCCCGGCCGGCGCCGCCGACGGACCAGCCGCCCGTGGGCCGCCGCTCGCGCAAGGGCCTCGTGCTGCTGCTCGTCGCCCTGCTGCTCATCGTCGGCGGGGGCGTCGGCGCCTGGTGGTTCCTCGACGGCCGCTACACCTCCACCCCCGGCGTGCTCGGGATGACCCAGAAGTCGGCCGAGCGCCAGCTCGACGCCGCCGGCCTCGACACCGAGGTCGGCGACCCGGCGTACTCCGAGACCGTCGCCGCGGGTCGCGTCGTCAGCACCGACCCCGAGCCGGGCTCGAAGGTGCTCACCGGGGGCACGGTCACGATCGTCCTGTCGCTGGGCAAGGAGCGGTACGACGTACCGAAGCTCAAGGGCCTGACCGAGGACGAGGCGCAGGACGCGCTCACCGCGACCCACCTCGGCTTCGGCTCCACCACCGAGAAGTGGTCGGACACCGTCGCCGCCGGCATCGTGCTGTCCAGCTCGCCCAAGGTCGGCACCACCCTGCGACCCGACTCCCCCGTCGACCTCGTCGTCAGCAAGGGACCGCAGCCGGTCAAGCTCCAGGACTGGGTCGGCAAGGACGCGGACGACGCGCTGGCCTGGTTCAAGGCCAAGGGGCTCAAGGGCAAGGTCACCAAGGAGGAGTACTCCGACGACGTGGCTGACGGCGACGTCATCTCGATGGACCCGCCCGGTGGCACCACCGTGCACCGCGGCGACGCGGTGTCGATGGTGGTCTCGAAGGGACCCGAGCTGGTCGAGGTACCGTCCGTCCGCGGCGAGGGTGTCGAGGCCGCGACCCAGAAGCTCGAGGGCCTCGGCTTCAAGGTCGTCACGCAGAACGCCTCGGGGTCGCTCGGCCTCGGGTTCGTGTGGTCCCAGAGCCCCGGCGGCGGCGACATGGTGGCCCCCGGCTCGACCATCACCCTCTCGCTGATCTGA
- a CDS encoding Rv2175c family DNA-binding protein, whose product MDISRLAEADLAALVPEWLDWAATAEALGVTVGKVRTMIRDHELAAAVPSPGAGQQVPADFIQDGLVVKGLPGLLTILHDGRYDDRECIAWIFTDDDYPGRPIDALRENRGSEVKRRAQAISL is encoded by the coding sequence ATGGACATTTCGCGACTCGCCGAAGCCGACCTCGCCGCCCTGGTGCCCGAGTGGCTGGACTGGGCCGCCACCGCCGAGGCCCTCGGCGTGACGGTCGGCAAGGTGCGCACGATGATCCGCGACCACGAGCTCGCCGCGGCGGTCCCGTCGCCGGGCGCCGGTCAGCAGGTCCCGGCCGACTTCATCCAGGACGGCCTCGTCGTCAAGGGGCTGCCCGGCCTGCTGACCATTCTCCACGACGGTCGCTACGACGACCGCGAGTGCATCGCCTGGATCTTCACCGACGACGACTACCCCGGGCGCCCGATCGACGCGCTGCGCGAGAACCGCGGCTCCGAGGTCAAGCGGCGCGCGCAGGCCATCTCGCTGTAG
- a CDS encoding 2'-5' RNA ligase family protein, with protein sequence MIIPVGAAEAAVSKHRIRLDLAASWGVPAHVTVVFPFLPPSEVDHDVVSRLAGVFAAASTFVCSFETCEWFGDDVLWLAPDRDQQFRDLTVRVVSEFPDYPPYGGQFDDVVPHLTVGESQYGTVAELRAAAADVSSQLPIAARIDHALLVAGTDRPGTWHTLARLPLGAASRASVVRSDCG encoded by the coding sequence GTGATCATCCCGGTCGGTGCGGCTGAGGCAGCGGTTTCCAAGCACCGGATCCGCCTCGACCTCGCCGCGAGCTGGGGAGTGCCCGCCCACGTCACCGTGGTGTTCCCCTTCCTTCCTCCGTCGGAGGTGGACCACGACGTCGTGAGCCGTCTGGCCGGAGTGTTCGCAGCAGCGTCCACCTTCGTCTGCTCGTTCGAGACGTGTGAGTGGTTCGGCGACGACGTGCTGTGGCTGGCGCCGGATCGCGATCAGCAGTTCCGCGACCTCACTGTCCGTGTTGTCTCGGAGTTCCCGGACTATCCGCCGTACGGCGGCCAGTTCGATGACGTGGTCCCGCACCTGACCGTGGGTGAGTCGCAGTACGGCACCGTTGCCGAGCTCAGGGCTGCTGCCGCCGACGTCAGCAGCCAGCTTCCGATCGCAGCACGCATCGACCACGCCCTGCTCGTCGCGGGCACGGACCGGCCGGGAACGTGGCACACCCTGGCCCGACTGCCGCTCGGCGCCGCCAGCCGGGCGTCCGTGGTCCGATCGGACTGTGGTTGA
- the aroF gene encoding 3-deoxy-7-phosphoheptulonate synthase has translation MVVVMSPEATEEDVARVVARVEAVGGEAFVSKGVVRTIIGLVGDLDSFHHLNLRAMHGVADVHRISDPYKLVSRQHHKDRSTVWVGRPGHQVPIGPDTVTFIAGPCAVESAQQTLEAAQMAKSAGATILRGGAYKPRTSPYAFQGLGVAGLEILADVREATGLPVVTEVVDARDVTVVAEYADMLQIGTRNMANFGLLQAAGESGKPVLLKRGMTATIEEWLMAAEYIAQRGNLDIVLCERGIRTFEPATRNTLDISAVPVVQATSHLPIIVDPSHAAGLKELVVPLSRAAIAVGADGVIVDVHPNPEAALCDGPQALEGPELRELAQAMRLFPKLLGREAARAPEPAV, from the coding sequence ATGGTCGTCGTCATGTCCCCCGAGGCCACCGAGGAGGACGTCGCCCGCGTCGTCGCCCGCGTCGAGGCCGTCGGCGGGGAGGCCTTCGTGAGCAAGGGGGTCGTCCGCACCATCATCGGTCTGGTCGGCGACCTCGACTCCTTCCACCACCTCAACCTGCGCGCGATGCACGGCGTCGCCGACGTGCACCGCATCTCGGACCCATACAAGCTCGTCAGCCGCCAGCACCACAAGGACCGGTCGACGGTCTGGGTCGGTCGTCCCGGCCACCAGGTGCCGATCGGCCCCGACACGGTGACCTTCATCGCCGGCCCGTGCGCCGTCGAGTCCGCGCAGCAGACCCTCGAGGCCGCGCAGATGGCCAAGTCGGCCGGCGCGACCATCCTGCGCGGCGGCGCCTACAAGCCGCGCACCTCGCCGTACGCCTTCCAGGGCCTCGGCGTCGCCGGGCTGGAGATCCTCGCCGACGTGCGGGAGGCCACCGGCCTGCCGGTCGTCACCGAGGTCGTCGACGCGCGCGACGTCACCGTGGTGGCGGAGTACGCCGACATGCTGCAGATCGGCACCCGCAACATGGCCAACTTCGGGCTGCTGCAGGCGGCCGGCGAGTCCGGCAAGCCGGTGCTGCTCAAGCGCGGCATGACCGCGACCATCGAGGAGTGGCTGATGGCGGCGGAGTACATCGCCCAGCGCGGCAACCTCGACATCGTGCTGTGCGAGCGCGGGATCCGGACCTTCGAGCCCGCGACCCGCAACACCCTCGACATCTCCGCGGTGCCGGTCGTCCAGGCGACCAGTCACCTGCCGATCATCGTCGACCCCTCGCACGCGGCCGGTCTCAAGGAGCTCGTGGTGCCGCTGTCGCGGGCCGCGATCGCGGTCGGCGCCGACGGCGTGATCGTCGACGTCCACCCCAACCCGGAGGCCGCGCTCTGCGACGGCCCGCAGGCACTGGAGGGACCGGAGCTGCGCGAGCTGGCGCAGGCGATGCGGCTCTTCCCGAAGCTGCTCGGCCGGGAAGCGGCTCGGGCGCCGGAGCCCGCCGTCTGA
- a CDS encoding deoxyribonuclease IV: protein MSDPAARNPIGTHVLVGKGLVDGAVANADDAGCETFQIFVGNPRGWALSAGKPAEDARFRDLMAERGTRVFIHSPYLVNLGSPTPATYERSVASVAHNLKRAAEIGAEGVVVHTGSYVLPGNGPSADDSQAMRQVREGLLPILDAIADDAAPWLLLEPTAGQGRSLCAGVEDLAPYLAALDHHPKAGICLDTCHVFAAGAPLDEPGGATATVDRIVEIGGPGRLRLIHANDSMDVRGAFKDRHQKIGDGYIGTEAFAELFAHPATDGVPFILETPGSRGADDPDIPLLKKLRAQ from the coding sequence GTGTCCGATCCCGCTGCTCGCAACCCGATCGGAACCCATGTCCTGGTCGGCAAGGGGCTCGTCGACGGGGCGGTGGCGAACGCCGACGACGCCGGCTGCGAGACCTTCCAGATCTTCGTGGGCAACCCGCGCGGCTGGGCGCTGAGCGCCGGGAAGCCCGCCGAGGACGCCCGCTTCCGCGACCTCATGGCCGAGCGCGGCACGCGGGTCTTCATCCACTCGCCCTACCTCGTCAACCTCGGCTCGCCGACCCCGGCGACGTACGAGCGGTCGGTCGCCTCGGTCGCCCACAACCTGAAGCGGGCCGCCGAGATCGGGGCCGAGGGCGTGGTCGTGCACACCGGCTCGTACGTCTTGCCTGGAAATGGGCCGAGCGCTGACGACTCGCAGGCGATGCGGCAGGTGCGCGAGGGACTGCTGCCGATCCTGGACGCGATCGCCGACGACGCCGCCCCGTGGCTGCTCCTCGAGCCCACCGCCGGTCAGGGCCGGTCGCTGTGCGCCGGCGTCGAGGACCTCGCGCCGTACCTCGCCGCCCTCGACCACCACCCCAAGGCCGGGATCTGCCTCGACACCTGCCACGTGTTCGCGGCCGGCGCGCCGCTCGACGAGCCCGGCGGCGCGACCGCGACGGTCGACCGCATCGTCGAGATCGGCGGGCCGGGACGGCTGCGGCTGATCCACGCCAACGACTCGATGGACGTCCGTGGGGCGTTCAAGGACCGGCACCAGAAGATCGGTGACGGCTACATCGGCACGGAGGCGTTCGCCGAGCTCTTCGCCCACCCGGCCACCGACGGAGTGCCCTTCATCCTCGAGACACCCGGCTCCCGCGGCGCCGACGACCCGGACATCCCGCTGCTCAAGAAGCTCCGCGCGCAGTGA